GACAGGATTGCCACGAGAAATGGCTTTGAAAATGGCAGCCCAAACAGTAGTTGGATCTGGACAAATGGTTCTGGAAAGCCAGCAACATCCTGGAGTTTTGAAAGACCAAGTTTGCAGCCCAGGAGGTTCGACTATCGCGGGTGTAGCAAGTCTGGAAGAACATGCTTTTAGAGGTACCGTCATGGACGCAGTTCAGCAAGCCTACAAACGAACACAAGAACTAGGTAAATAAGAGGTTGGATGACTCCCAGCCTCTTTTATGGTCGATTGAATGGAGAAGACACAAAAAGATTGTCACAAAAACCTATTTTTTTGATAGAATAGAAGGTAGAAAAAAAGAAATGAGTTAGACATGTCAAAAGGATTTTTAGTCTCTCTTGAGGGACCAGAGGGAGCAGGAAAGACCAGTGTTTTAGAGGCTCTACTCCCAATTTTAGAGGAAAAAGGAGTAGAGGTACTGACGACCCGTGAGCCAGGTGGAGTCTCGATTGGAGAGAAGATTCGGGAAGTGATTTTAGATCCAAGTCATACGCAGATGGATCCTAAAACAGAGCTTCTTCTCTATATCGCCAGTCGCAGACAGCACTTGGTGGAAAAAGTTCTCCCAGCACTTGAAGCTGGCAAGTTGGTCATTATGGACCGCTTCATTGATAGTTCTGTTGCTTATCAGGGATTTGGCCGTGGCTTGGATATTGATGCCATTGATTGGCTCAATCAGTTTGCGACAGATGGCCTCAAACCTGATTTGACACTCTATTTTGACATCGAGGTCGAAGAAGGGCTGGCTCGCATTGCTGCCAATAGTGATCGCGAGGTCAATCGTTTGGACTTGGAAGGCTTGGACTTGCACAAGAAAGTCCGTCAAGGCTACCTTTCTCTTCTGGACAAAGAAGGAAATCGCATGGTCAAGATTGATGCGAGTCTTCCTTTGGAGCAAGTTGTGGAAACGACCAAGGCTGTCTTGTTTGACAGAATGGGCTTGGCTAAATGAAACAAGATCAACTAAAGGCTTGGCAGCCAGACCAGTTTGACCGCTTTGTCCGTATCTTAGAACAAGACCAGCTCAATCATGCCTATCTCTTTTCAGGTTTCTTTGGAAGCTTGGAAATGGCACAGTTTTTGGCTAAGAGCCTCTTTTGTACGGATAAAGTAGGCGTTCTACCATGTGAGAAATGCCGAAACTGCAAGCTGATTGAGCAGGAAGAATTTCCCGATGTTACTTTAATCAAGCCAGTCAATCAGGTCATCAAGACAGAACGGATTCGGGAATTGGTGGGTCAGTTTTCTCAAGCAGGGATTGAAAGCCAGCAACAGGTTTTCATTATCGAGCAGGCGGAGAAAATGCACCCCAACGCAGCTAATTCTCTGCTCAAGGTCATCGAAGAACCCCAGAGTGAAGTTTACATTTTCTTCTTAACTAGTGATGAGGAAAAGATGTTGCCGACTATCCGTAGTAGGACACAGATTTTTCACTTTAAAAAGCAGGAAGAGAAGCTCATCTTGCTCCTAGAACAAATGGGGCTTGTTAAGAAAAAAGCGACTTTCTTAGCCCAGTTTTGTCAATCACGAGCTGAAGCTGAAAAGTTGGTCAATCAGGCAAGTTTTTGGACCTTGGTGGATGAAAGTGAGCGCCTGCTGACCTGGTTATTAGCCAAGAAAAAAGAAAGTTATCTCCAAGTTTCTAAATTAGCTAGCTTGGCAGATGACAAGGAAAAACAAGATCAGGTCTTGCGAATCCTCGAAGTGCTCTGTGGACAGGATCTCTTGCAAGAAAGGATTCGACAGATTCTGCAAGATTTGCTAGAAGCTAGAAAAATGTGGCAGGCTAATGTCAGCTTTCAAAATGCCATGGAATATCTGGTCTTGAAAGAAATATAAACTCAATGAAGGATAAAGAAAGGAAAGGGCTGGTTTATGGATAAAAAAGAATTATTTGACGCGCTGGACGATTTTTCCCAACAGTTACTGGTGACCTTGGCCGATGTGGAAGCCATCAAGAAAAATCTCAAGAGCCTGGTAGAGGAAAATACAGCTCTTCGCTTGGAAAATAGTAAGTTGCGCGAACGCTTGGGCGAGGTGGAAGCAGATACTCCCGTCAAGGCCAAGCATGTTCGTGAAAGCGTCCGTCGGATCTATAAAGACGGTTTTCACGTATGTAATGATTTTTATGGACAACGCCGAGAGCAGGACGAGGAATGTATGTTCTGTGACGAGTTGTTGTACAGGGAGTAGGCATGCAGATTCAAAAAAGTTTTAAGGGACAATCTCCATATGGCAAACTTTATCTAGTGGCAACACCGATTGGCAATCTAGATGACATGACCTTTCGTGCCATTCAGACCTTGAAAGAAGTGGACTGGATTGCAGCTGAGGACACGCGCAATACAGGACTTTTGCTCAAGCATTTTGACATTTCCACCAAGCAGATTAGTTTTCACGAGCACAATGCCAAGGAAAAAATTCCTGATTTGATTGGTTTCTTGAAAGCAGGACAAAGTATCGCTCAGGTATCCGATGCGGGTCTGCCTAGTATCTCGGACCCTGGTCATGATTTGGTTAAGGCAGCTATTGAGGAAGAAATTGCAGTAGTGACAGTTCCGGGTGCCTCTGCAGGGATTTCTGCTTTGATTGCCAGTGGTTTAGCTCCACAACCACATATCTTTTACGGTTTCTTACCGAGAAAATCAGGCCAGCAAAAGCAATTTTTCGACTTAAAAAAAGATTACCCAGAAACTCAGATTTTCTACGAATCGCCCCACCGTGTATCAGATACATTGGAAAATATGCTAGAAGTCTACGGTGACCGCTCGGTAGTCTTGGTCAGGGAATTGACCAAAATCTATGAAGAATACCAACGAGGAAAGATTTCAGAGCTACTAGAAAGTATTGCTGAAACGCCACTCAAGGGTGAATGCCTTCTCATCGTTAAAGGCGCAAGTCAGGATGTGGAGGAAAAGGACGAGGAGGACTTGTTTTCAGAAATCCAATCTCGTATCCAGCAAGGCATGAAGAAAAATCAAGCCATTAAGGAAGTTGCGAAACTCTACCAGTGGAATAAAAGCCAACTCTACGCTGCCTACCACGAATGGGAAGAAAATCAAGAAAATGACTAAACAGGGAAGTTTGCCATCTTCCCTTTTTTTGTTATACTAGTAGAAGAAAAATTAGAAAGATTTGTGGGTGTCAAACAGTCTAGTAGCTTGTTTTGATACGAACTTAGGTTCCACCCAAAGAGGTATTAGTGTCGTGTCTCAATCTTATATCAATGTTATCGGAGCAGGTTTGGCAGGTTCTGAAGCTGCTTATCAAATTGCAGAACGTGGTATTCCAGTTAAACTCTATGAAATGCGTGGTGTCAAGTCAACACCCCAACACAAAACAGACAATTTTGCTGAATTGGTTTGTTCCAATTCCTTACGTGGGGATGCTTTGACCAATGCAGTTGGGCTCCTCAAGGAAGAAATGCGTCGCTTGGGTTCTGTTATCTTGGAATCTGCTGAAGCTACACGTGTTCCTGCTGGTGGAGCCCTTGCGGTGGACCGCGATGGTTTCTCCCAAATGGTGACAGAAAAAGTGGCCAATCATCCCTTGATTGAAGTGGTTCGTGATGAAATTACAGAATTGCCGACTGATGTTATTACAGTTGTAGCGACTGGTCCTTTGACTAGTGATGCCCTAGCTGAGAAGATTCATGCCCTTAATGGCGGTGACGGTTTTTATTTCTACGACGCGGCGGCGCCGATTATCGACGTTAACACCATCGATATGAGCAAAGTCTATCTCAAATCTCGTTATGATAAGGGAGAAGCAGCCTACCTCAACGCTCCAATGACCAAACAAGAATTTATGGATTTCCATGAAGCCTTGGTCAATGCAGAAGAAGCACCGCTGAATTCGTTTGAAAAAGAAAAGTACTTTGAAGGATGTATGCCTATCGAAGTCATGGCTAAGCGTGGCATTAAAACCATGCTTTATGGTCCGATGAAGCCAGTCGGTTTGGAGTATCCAGACGACTACACAGGACCTCGTGATGGCGAATTCAAAACCCCTTATGCAGTTGTCCAGCTTCGTCAGGATAATGCGGCTGGTAGTCTCTACAATATCGTCGGTTTCCAGACCCACCTCAAATGGGGAGAACAAAAGCGTGTCTTCCAAATGATTCCAGGGCTTGAAAATGCGGAGTTTGTTCGCTATGGGGTCATGCACCGCAATTCTTACATGGATTCACCAAATCTTCTTGAGCAGACCTATCGTTCTAAGAAACAGCCAAACCTTTTCTTTGCTGGTCAAATGACGGGTGTAGAAGGCTATGTTGAGTCAGCAGCTTCAGGCTTAGTTGCAGGTATTAACGCAGCTCGTCTCTTTAAGGGTGAAAGTGAAGCTATCTTCCCAGAGACCACAGCGATTGGAAGTCTGGCTCATTACATCACTCACGCTGATAGCAAACATTTTCAACCCATGAATGTCAACTTTGGCATTATCAAGGAGTTGGAAGGCGAGCGTATCCGTGATAAGAAGGCTCGTTATGAAAAAATTGCAGAGCGTGCTCTTACCGACTTAGAGGAATTTTTAACGGTCTAATTTTTTTCAAAGAATTGCTCATGATACTATAAAAATCTTAGAAATTGTGATAAAATAGGTAGGATAAAAAAAGGAGAGTAAAAATGGCGAACCCCAAGTATAAACGTATTTTAATCAAGTTATCAGGTGAAGCCCTTGCCGGTGAACGTGGCGTAGGGATTGATATCCAAACAGTTCAAACAATCGCAAAAGAGATTCAAGAAGTTCATAGCTTAGGTATCGAAATTGCCCTTGTTATTGGTGGAGGAAATCTCTGGCGTGGAGAACCTGCTGCAGAAGCAGGAATGGACCGTGTTCAGGCCGATTACACTGGAATGCTTGGGACCGTGATGAATGCTCTTGTGATGGCAGATTCATTGCAACAAGTTGGTGTCGATACGCGTGTGCAAACAGCCATTGCCATGCAACAAGTGGCAGAACCTTATGTACGTGGACGTGCTCTTCGCCACCTTGAAAAAGGTCGTATTGTTATCTTTGGTGCTGGTATTGGTTCACCTTACTTCTCAACCGATACAACAGCAGCCCTTCGTGCAGCTGAAATCGAAGCAGATGCCATTCTGATGGCTAAAAATGGTGTCGATGGTGTTTACAATGCCGATCCTAAGAAAGACAAGACAGCCGTTAAGTTTGAAGAATTGACCCACCGTGATGTTATCAACAAAGGTCTTCGTATCATGGACTCAACAGCTTCAACCCTCTCTATGGATAATGACATTGATTTGGTGGTCTTCAACATGAACCAACCAGGCAACATCAAACGTGTCGTATTTGGTGAAAATATCGGAACAACAGTTTCAAATAATATCGAAGAAAAGGAATAGGAAAGATTATGGCTAACGCAATTGTAGAAAAAGCTAAAGAAAGAATGACCCAGTCTCACCAATCACTTGCACGTGAATTTGGTGGTATCCGTGCCGGTCGTGCCAACGCGAGCTTGCTAGACCGTATCCACGTAGAATACTACGGAGTCGAAACTCCTCTTAACCAAATCGCTTCAATTACCATTCCAGAAGCGCGTGTCTTGTTGGTAACACCATTTGACAGGTCTTCTTTGAAAGACATCGAACGTGCCTTGAACGCTTCTGACCTAGGTA
The sequence above is a segment of the Streptococcus oralis ATCC 35037 genome. Coding sequences within it:
- a CDS encoding DNA polymerase III subunit delta' → MKQDQLKAWQPDQFDRFVRILEQDQLNHAYLFSGFFGSLEMAQFLAKSLFCTDKVGVLPCEKCRNCKLIEQEEFPDVTLIKPVNQVIKTERIRELVGQFSQAGIESQQQVFIIEQAEKMHPNAANSLLKVIEEPQSEVYIFFLTSDEEKMLPTIRSRTQIFHFKKQEEKLILLLEQMGLVKKKATFLAQFCQSRAEAEKLVNQASFWTLVDESERLLTWLLAKKKESYLQVSKLASLADDKEKQDQVLRILEVLCGQDLLQERIRQILQDLLEARKMWQANVSFQNAMEYLVLKEI
- the rsmI gene encoding 16S rRNA (cytidine(1402)-2'-O)-methyltransferase is translated as MQIQKSFKGQSPYGKLYLVATPIGNLDDMTFRAIQTLKEVDWIAAEDTRNTGLLLKHFDISTKQISFHEHNAKEKIPDLIGFLKAGQSIAQVSDAGLPSISDPGHDLVKAAIEEEIAVVTVPGASAGISALIASGLAPQPHIFYGFLPRKSGQQKQFFDLKKDYPETQIFYESPHRVSDTLENMLEVYGDRSVVLVRELTKIYEEYQRGKISELLESIAETPLKGECLLIVKGASQDVEEKDEEDLFSEIQSRIQQGMKKNQAIKEVAKLYQWNKSQLYAAYHEWEENQEND
- the yabA gene encoding DNA replication initiation control protein YabA, whose product is MDKKELFDALDDFSQQLLVTLADVEAIKKNLKSLVEENTALRLENSKLRERLGEVEADTPVKAKHVRESVRRIYKDGFHVCNDFYGQRREQDEECMFCDELLYRE
- the trmFO gene encoding methylenetetrahydrofolate--tRNA-(uracil(54)-C(5))-methyltransferase (FADH(2)-oxidizing) TrmFO, producing MSQSYINVIGAGLAGSEAAYQIAERGIPVKLYEMRGVKSTPQHKTDNFAELVCSNSLRGDALTNAVGLLKEEMRRLGSVILESAEATRVPAGGALAVDRDGFSQMVTEKVANHPLIEVVRDEITELPTDVITVVATGPLTSDALAEKIHALNGGDGFYFYDAAAPIIDVNTIDMSKVYLKSRYDKGEAAYLNAPMTKQEFMDFHEALVNAEEAPLNSFEKEKYFEGCMPIEVMAKRGIKTMLYGPMKPVGLEYPDDYTGPRDGEFKTPYAVVQLRQDNAAGSLYNIVGFQTHLKWGEQKRVFQMIPGLENAEFVRYGVMHRNSYMDSPNLLEQTYRSKKQPNLFFAGQMTGVEGYVESAASGLVAGINAARLFKGESEAIFPETTAIGSLAHYITHADSKHFQPMNVNFGIIKELEGERIRDKKARYEKIAERALTDLEEFLTV
- the tmk gene encoding dTMP kinase; its protein translation is MSKGFLVSLEGPEGAGKTSVLEALLPILEEKGVEVLTTREPGGVSIGEKIREVILDPSHTQMDPKTELLLYIASRRQHLVEKVLPALEAGKLVIMDRFIDSSVAYQGFGRGLDIDAIDWLNQFATDGLKPDLTLYFDIEVEEGLARIAANSDREVNRLDLEGLDLHKKVRQGYLSLLDKEGNRMVKIDASLPLEQVVETTKAVLFDRMGLAK
- the pyrH gene encoding UMP kinase produces the protein MANPKYKRILIKLSGEALAGERGVGIDIQTVQTIAKEIQEVHSLGIEIALVIGGGNLWRGEPAAEAGMDRVQADYTGMLGTVMNALVMADSLQQVGVDTRVQTAIAMQQVAEPYVRGRALRHLEKGRIVIFGAGIGSPYFSTDTTAALRAAEIEADAILMAKNGVDGVYNADPKKDKTAVKFEELTHRDVINKGLRIMDSTASTLSMDNDIDLVVFNMNQPGNIKRVVFGENIGTTVSNNIEEKE